One Pseudomonadales bacterium genomic window, TTATTATGCCGCTTGAGTGCTCACAAAGGTGAGGCGGGATTGGTCGTTAAATTAGTCTAAGGCCTTATCGCTACGCAGTGTACGCCACTTTTTATTCATTTTATAAATCTTTGAGGCAGGGTTTTCAAAGTCGTTTCAGACAGCAAACTATCACGGGGGCAAAAAAGCAGCACTTCCACCCCAATGTATTCTCTATCGGTTAGTTTGACGCCTCGTGAAAGCCTAATCGTGCAATGGCATCAACCAACTTTTGACGCGAGTGTACTACCTCCGTTAAAGGATCTTTACGCAAAACCCCAACTTCTTCGACAGTTAAGGGCTGATAATTCTCAGGCAGCTCTTGTGCGCTAAATTCCAACAGCATCCAATTTAACAGCTCAGTCAACTCTATATCATCCAAAGCCGAGTTGGCCGAACCCGGTACTCGAATTAAAAACTCCCTGCCGCCTTCAACCCGAAGGAAATGTCCCGCAAAGTCTTTAATGCTAGGCACTTTATCGGGAACACCAGAAGCATCCGGCAGATGACAGCCCTGACAAAGCATGATGTAGTTGTCTAACGCCCGTTGGCGGTTAATTTCCGCCGACGTAAACGGCGATACCAGCACTACCAACAACGACATGGCGGCGAAAATTATTCGCCCACTGATGCTTCTCATTTCCTAAACCTTTCTTTGTTACACCCGAAAACCGTCTTAGTAATTATTGCTTTAACGCAGTGCCCACAACAATCGCTGTGGAACAGTTATAGATACTGCTTTTGGTGCCGATACACCAGTTGAGATCATTGGCTTTATCGGGTCGATATATTGGTCGGTCGCTTTCATTACGCGTACAAAGGCAAGCCCCACAACCAGTTTTGCCACAGCAATCATTATAAGAAATAATATAGTTGATCCCGTCATGCGGATTACGACAAGTACCAATCCAAGTGATCGGTGACATCTCCGTACCAGGAGGACAGCTATTCTGTGTACCGCCGCAGCAACTGCACAAAAACCCGTCGATCGCACAGTAGCGCCAGTAGTCACACTTGGTCGGATCTCCCGACTCATCAGGCTGCCCTGCTTTCGGAGTCTCCGCCGCTCGCGCCACAGGCAATAATGGAAGCGTGGCGGAACCGACCAAAAACGCACCTAAATGACGTAACATTGAACGTCTTGACGAGCGTTGTGCAATTTTA contains:
- a CDS encoding cytochrome c, class I, with the protein product MLCQGCHLPDASGVPDKVPSIKDFAGHFLRVEGGREFLIRVPGSANSALDDIELTELLNWMLLEFSAQELPENYQPLTVEEVGVLRKDPLTEVVHSRQKLVDAIARLGFHEASN
- a CDS encoding methylamine dehydrogenase (amicyanin) light chain, encoding MNWMDKLTESSARKIAQRSSRRSMLRHLGAFLVGSATLPLLPVARAAETPKAGQPDESGDPTKCDYWRYCAIDGFLCSCCGGTQNSCPPGTEMSPITWIGTCRNPHDGINYIISYNDCCGKTGCGACLCTRNESDRPIYRPDKANDLNWCIGTKSSIYNCSTAIVVGTALKQ